The following proteins are encoded in a genomic region of Brachypodium distachyon strain Bd21 chromosome 1, Brachypodium_distachyon_v3.0, whole genome shotgun sequence:
- the LOC104582053 gene encoding uncharacterized protein LOC104582053, with product MTMQCLLLAILMASIFHMASSARGTISDNSTIGVDSIGTAYEVLEDNGLPPGLLPLGVESYTLKGGNLAVTLPNTCEFSVPIAGKQYKFRYDSTIGGVLQDGSISRVYGVRLQVEFAWLGLSQIQHLGDQLKLQLETSTQSFPASAFALSPRCN from the coding sequence ATGACGATGCAGTGTCTCCTTCTCGCCATCCTAATGGCTTCCATCTTCCACATGGCCTCCTCCGCAAGAGGGACCATCTCAGACAACTCGACAATAGGGGTAGATTCTATCGGAACAGCGTACGAAGTCCTCGAGGACAACGGTTTGCCACCGGGCCTCCTCCCACTAGGCGTGGAGTCGTACACACTCAAGGGAGGTAATCTGGCGGTGACTCTCCCAAACACGTGCGAGTTCTCTGTCCCGATAGCTGGCAAGCAATACAAGTTTCGCTATGATAGTACCATTGGAGGGGTTCTCCAGGATGGATCAATAAGCCGTGTGTATGGTGTGAGGTTGCAGGTGGAGTTCGCGTGGCTTGGACTCAGCCAGATTCAGCACCTCGGTGACCAGCTCAAGCTCCAACTTGAGACATCCACACAGTCATTCCCCGCTAGTGCCTTTGCACTGAGCCCCAGATGCAACTGA